One part of the Alistipes onderdonkii genome encodes these proteins:
- a CDS encoding tyrosine-type recombinase/integrase, whose translation MNQDKEQRGSFRHPNMSVRPMLNIRSGSRDGRYTLVIQLIRERRRGVIFTPYRLLPEEFDHLRGKAAATSRRRTHTAFIHEVNVFLEKQKEEVQRILSELQREGKPFTVRDVTQAYHRRYDNRYVHTFFTRQIEELRKEGAQGTANKYNATLIAFEKFVGSRRIHFDNVDENLLLDFEQHLRQIPLQPNTVSFYMSNFRAVYNKAQKRGYVTRGRSPFDAVPIRIEKTRKLAVSTEVIRRVAQSEFPDSYKLNCARDMFMFSFYCRGMSFVDMAYLRQEDIRDGMIHYRRRKTGQTYSVRIIPEVQSILDRYRETCSPWALPVLLEFGADGLLRPLVYNGTTTGERRLFDEKLYLRYKYSLSHYLRFFRDMCKRLDLPVKLSFNVARHSWASLARKQGIPVSVISVGLGHTSERTTQIYLDELDNSTVDAANEIVAGLLKGAAGRRKKSTEKSRGW comes from the coding sequence ATGAACCAAGACAAGGAACAGCGCGGGAGCTTCAGGCATCCCAATATGAGCGTGCGGCCGATGCTGAATATTCGCAGCGGGAGCCGTGACGGTCGCTATACGCTGGTCATACAACTGATCCGGGAGCGCCGCCGGGGCGTGATCTTCACGCCCTACCGGTTGTTGCCCGAGGAGTTCGACCACCTGCGCGGAAAAGCCGCCGCCACATCCCGGCGCAGAACCCATACGGCGTTCATCCACGAGGTCAATGTTTTTCTGGAGAAACAGAAGGAAGAGGTGCAGCGCATCCTGTCCGAACTGCAGCGCGAAGGGAAACCGTTTACGGTTCGGGATGTCACGCAGGCCTACCACCGGCGTTACGACAACCGTTACGTGCATACCTTTTTCACACGGCAGATCGAGGAGTTGCGCAAAGAGGGGGCACAGGGTACGGCCAATAAGTATAATGCGACGCTGATCGCCTTCGAAAAGTTCGTCGGAAGCCGCCGTATCCATTTCGATAACGTGGACGAGAACCTGCTGCTTGATTTCGAACAGCACCTTCGCCAAATTCCCCTGCAACCCAATACGGTGTCTTTTTACATGAGTAATTTCCGTGCCGTTTACAACAAGGCTCAGAAACGCGGTTATGTAACCCGGGGCCGGTCGCCTTTCGATGCCGTGCCCATCCGGATCGAGAAAACTCGCAAGCTGGCCGTGAGCACCGAAGTGATCCGCCGTGTCGCGCAGTCCGAATTTCCGGACTCCTACAAGCTGAATTGTGCCCGCGACATGTTCATGTTCAGTTTCTATTGCCGCGGAATGTCGTTCGTAGATATGGCCTACCTGCGGCAGGAGGATATCCGGGACGGTATGATTCATTACCGCCGTCGCAAGACCGGCCAAACCTATTCGGTGCGGATCATTCCCGAGGTGCAGTCCATCCTCGACCGTTACCGGGAAACATGTTCACCCTGGGCCTTGCCAGTGCTGCTCGAATTCGGCGCGGACGGTCTACTGCGCCCGCTCGTGTATAATGGAACGACGACGGGCGAACGCAGGCTGTTCGACGAGAAACTCTATTTGCGTTATAAATACAGCCTGTCCCACTACCTGCGCTTTTTCCGGGATATGTGCAAACGCCTGGATCTTCCGGTCAAACTCTCTTTCAACGTTGCGAGGCATAGCTGGGCGAGCCTTGCCCGCAAACAGGGTATCCCGGTCTCGGTCATCAGCGTCGGTTTGGGGCACACGTCCGAAAGAACGACCCAGATCTATTTGGACGAACTGGATAACAGTACGGTGGATGCCGCGAACGAAATCGTCGCAGGGCTGCTGAAAGGTGCTGCCGGGAGGCGGAAAAAAAGCACGGAAAAGAGCCGGGGATGGTAA
- a CDS encoding RidA family protein, translating into MKKIIASPHAPKAVGPYSQAVEAGGALYVSGQLPIDGATQKMAEGIEAQTRQSLTNLRHILEEAGYTLGDVVKTTVLLQDIGDFAAMNAVYAGFFTSGMPARVCYQVAALPMGALVEIDAVAAK; encoded by the coding sequence ATGAAGAAGATTATCGCATCGCCCCACGCCCCCAAGGCCGTGGGCCCTTATTCGCAGGCCGTGGAGGCCGGCGGAGCGCTCTATGTTTCGGGACAGCTCCCCATCGACGGAGCGACCCAAAAGATGGCCGAAGGCATCGAGGCCCAGACGCGGCAGTCGCTCACCAACCTGCGCCATATCCTCGAAGAGGCCGGCTATACGCTCGGCGATGTGGTCAAGACGACCGTCCTGTTGCAGGACATCGGCGACTTTGCCGCGATGAATGCCGTTTACGCCGGGTTCTTCACCTCGGGAATGCCCGCGCGCGTATGCTACCAGGTCGCCGCACTCCCGATGGGGGCGCTGGTCGAGATCGACGCCGTCGCGGCGAAATAG
- a CDS encoding malate dehydrogenase, whose amino-acid sequence MEFLTNDKLTIVGAAGMIGSNMAQTALMMRLTPNICLYDPYAPALEGVAEELYHCAFEGVNITWTSDVKEALSGAAYVVSSGGAARKAGMTREDLLKGNAEIAAQFGKDIKAYCPDVKHVVVVFNPADITGLVTLIYAGIRPSQLSTLAALDSTRLRSELAKYFRISPDEIRNCRTYGGHGEQMAVFASTTLVAGRPLSELIGREMPEGDWHDLQQRVIQGGKHIIDLRGRSSFQSPAYLSICMIAAAMGGRPFGYPAGVFVHNDLFKHILMAMETEITKDGVSYKDVQGTAEENKALADSYGHLCKLRDEVISMGIIPPVEEWRSLNPHLK is encoded by the coding sequence ATGGAATTTCTGACAAACGACAAGCTCACGATCGTGGGCGCGGCCGGCATGATCGGCTCGAACATGGCCCAGACGGCGCTGATGATGCGCCTTACGCCCAACATCTGCCTTTACGATCCCTATGCTCCGGCGCTCGAGGGCGTGGCCGAGGAGCTTTACCACTGTGCGTTCGAAGGGGTGAACATCACCTGGACGAGCGATGTCAAGGAGGCGCTCTCGGGAGCGGCCTATGTCGTTTCGTCGGGCGGCGCGGCCCGCAAGGCCGGCATGACGCGCGAAGACCTGCTCAAGGGCAATGCCGAGATCGCCGCACAGTTCGGCAAGGACATCAAGGCTTACTGCCCCGATGTGAAACACGTCGTGGTGGTCTTCAACCCGGCCGACATTACGGGGCTGGTGACGCTCATCTATGCGGGTATCCGCCCGTCGCAGCTTTCGACCCTCGCGGCGCTGGACTCCACGCGCCTGCGGAGCGAGCTGGCCAAATATTTCAGGATTTCGCCCGATGAGATCCGCAACTGCCGCACCTACGGCGGCCACGGCGAGCAGATGGCGGTCTTCGCTTCGACGACGCTCGTTGCCGGACGCCCCCTGTCGGAGCTGATCGGCCGCGAGATGCCCGAAGGCGACTGGCACGACCTGCAACAGCGGGTGATCCAGGGCGGCAAGCACATCATCGACCTGCGCGGACGTTCGTCGTTCCAGAGCCCGGCCTACCTGTCGATCTGCATGATCGCTGCGGCGATGGGCGGCAGGCCGTTCGGCTACCCGGCCGGCGTGTTCGTACACAACGACCTGTTCAAGCATATCCTGATGGCGATGGAGACCGAAATCACGAAGGACGGTGTCAGCTATAAGGACGTGCAGGGTACGGCCGAGGAGAACAAGGCCCTTGCCGACAGCTACGGGCACCTCTGCAAACTGCGCGACGAGGTGATCTCGATGGGGATCATTCCGCCCGTCGAAGAGTGGCGCAGCCTGAATCCGCACCTGAAATAG
- a CDS encoding helix-turn-helix transcriptional regulator, translating into MKQSVKTTDPVWGTFHATNCPAGCMTCSAAKDHSVAKFTRTLLPEAQLLPQADYRSHRILFLLSGHLHVRIGRSGSHYLLDRQCIFLARKREIAVSALRESDVITLDFNNRMILCNNDILASMATIDSADAAGSPVLQVVPEILAFFEGMGPALDPVGMYLPCYHVVKEHELFLMMRYFYGDARLRCFFRDVIRPKDDFQTFVLSSYRHAESIAELARMAHMSESSFIRKFRDTFRESYHSWLVKQKAADIEHAVRSGIRDNDRLIRMFGFKSYLAFYRFCQRYLHCSPSALKTKCT; encoded by the coding sequence ATGAAACAGTCCGTAAAAACCACCGATCCCGTATGGGGAACATTCCATGCGACCAACTGCCCGGCCGGTTGCATGACCTGTTCCGCCGCAAAAGACCATTCCGTTGCAAAATTCACTCGTACGCTACTCCCTGAAGCACAACTGCTGCCACAGGCCGACTACCGTTCGCACCGCATTCTTTTCCTGCTGTCGGGGCATCTACATGTACGCATCGGCAGGAGCGGCAGCCATTATCTTCTGGATCGCCAGTGCATCTTTTTAGCCCGGAAGAGGGAGATTGCAGTATCGGCGCTCCGGGAAAGCGATGTGATCACTCTCGATTTCAACAATCGGATGATACTATGCAACAACGACATACTGGCCAGCATGGCGACGATAGATTCTGCGGATGCAGCAGGTTCGCCCGTATTGCAGGTCGTACCCGAGATTCTGGCATTCTTCGAGGGGATGGGGCCCGCCCTTGATCCCGTCGGGATGTACCTACCCTGTTACCATGTAGTCAAGGAACACGAGCTTTTTTTGATGATGCGCTACTTCTACGGAGATGCCAGACTGAGATGTTTCTTCCGCGATGTAATCCGTCCCAAGGATGATTTCCAGACATTCGTGCTGAGTTCTTACCGCCATGCGGAAAGCATCGCCGAACTGGCGCGGATGGCGCACATGAGTGAAAGTTCCTTTATCCGCAAATTCCGCGACACGTTCCGCGAGTCCTACCACAGCTGGCTGGTGAAACAAAAAGCCGCAGACATAGAACATGCAGTCCGGAGCGGGATCAGGGACAACGACCGGCTGATCCGCATGTTCGGATTCAAGAGTTACCTCGCCTTTTACCGCTTCTGCCAGCGTTATTTACATTGTTCGCCGTCGGCCCTGAAAACAAAATGCACCTGA
- a CDS encoding DUF3575 domain-containing protein translates to MRRTILIFFLAICWAGGRAWAQDIGVKTNILYWATSTPNLGFEFGLGKRTTLDLAGGYNPWTLDREANRKIRHWMVMPEFRYWLCERFNGHFFGVHSGYAFYNLSGVRIPFRGKSTKDHRYQGWATGLGLSYGYNWILGKRWNLEATLGFGYVYTNYDKYDCATCGKFRGSQDKHYFGPTKAGISIIYMIK, encoded by the coding sequence ATGAGAAGAACCATACTTATCTTTTTTCTTGCCATCTGTTGGGCCGGGGGCCGTGCATGGGCACAGGATATCGGTGTTAAGACCAACATCCTCTATTGGGCGACATCAACCCCGAACCTCGGTTTCGAGTTCGGTCTTGGCAAACGCACCACGCTCGACCTTGCGGGTGGTTACAATCCCTGGACGCTCGACCGGGAGGCGAACCGGAAGATCCGGCACTGGATGGTGATGCCGGAGTTCCGCTACTGGTTATGCGAGCGTTTCAACGGCCATTTCTTCGGGGTGCATTCGGGCTATGCCTTTTACAACCTGAGCGGGGTTCGCATTCCGTTCCGGGGCAAGTCCACCAAAGACCACCGTTATCAGGGCTGGGCGACCGGCCTGGGCCTCTCCTATGGTTATAACTGGATACTTGGCAAACGGTGGAACCTCGAGGCGACGCTGGGCTTCGGTTACGTCTATACGAACTACGATAAGTACGACTGTGCGACCTGCGGCAAATTCAGGGGCAGTCAGGACAAGCACTACTTCGGCCCGACCAAGGCGGGTATCTCCATTATTTATATGATCAAATAG
- a CDS encoding DUF5106 domain-containing protein gives MKFPVVGLLGAVILLRAGEGACGQEPLRAAAFRLPDVPAALTEPAERADYLALHYWDRFDFADTTLVRRPEITEQAFADFVCILPYAPRAGAAVDSLFARAEVAKGMFCHFMELGDKYLDEPASPLYNEELYALFLRAQLDSPLLEEVEKIGPRTRLAVMSKNRPGDRAEDFTFRCRDGSRGRLSEIGAEYTLLYFNAPDCADCRRAKAYLASSSAVAGLLRDKRLAVVSVCIGTDPEVWKETVCPTGWIDAIDEEQTLMHDAVYDLRTVPAIYLLDRNKRVLLKNAAPDEVGSWLAGR, from the coding sequence ATGAAGTTTCCCGTCGTTGGCCTCCTGGGTGCCGTCATTCTCCTGCGGGCCGGGGAGGGGGCATGCGGACAGGAGCCCCTGCGGGCAGCTGCATTCCGCCTGCCGGATGTCCCCGCCGCGCTGACCGAACCTGCCGAGAGGGCCGATTATCTGGCGCTGCATTATTGGGATCGCTTTGATTTTGCGGATACGACGCTTGTTCGCCGTCCGGAGATCACCGAGCAGGCTTTTGCCGACTTTGTCTGCATCCTGCCGTATGCGCCCCGTGCCGGCGCGGCTGTCGATTCGCTTTTTGCCCGTGCCGAAGTGGCGAAGGGGATGTTCTGCCATTTTATGGAGCTCGGTGATAAATACCTTGATGAGCCGGCTTCTCCTTTGTACAACGAGGAGTTGTACGCGTTGTTCCTGCGGGCGCAGCTCGATAGCCCCCTATTGGAGGAGGTGGAGAAAATCGGCCCCCGCACCCGATTGGCGGTGATGTCGAAAAACCGCCCCGGCGACCGTGCCGAAGATTTCACGTTCCGGTGCCGTGACGGCAGCCGCGGGCGTCTGTCGGAGATCGGAGCCGAATATACGCTGCTCTATTTCAATGCTCCCGATTGTGCCGATTGCCGGCGTGCCAAAGCCTATCTGGCCTCGTCTTCGGCTGTGGCCGGTTTGCTGCGGGACAAGCGGCTGGCCGTTGTTTCGGTATGCATCGGAACCGACCCCGAAGTGTGGAAGGAGACGGTCTGCCCGACGGGGTGGATCGACGCTATCGACGAAGAACAAACGCTTATGCACGATGCGGTGTACGATTTGAGGACGGTGCCTGCTATCTATCTGCTCGACAGAAATAAACGGGTGTTGCTGAAGAATGCTGCGCCCGATGAGGTCGGATCCTGGCTTGCCGGCCGGTGA
- a CDS encoding META domain-containing protein has protein sequence MKILLRIAVIAAVAALAAGCCKCRSYQKKNRRPLVGTEWQLVQLNGRAVKPQEGKFNLTFLAEENRFAGVGACNRLMGKYETTDKGALRIGPIASTMMACPGMEQEDAFTKALEATTHYDMDGPMLLLLSDGELKAVFQAKP, from the coding sequence ATGAAGATTTTGCTGAGAATCGCGGTTATCGCAGCCGTAGCGGCACTCGCCGCGGGTTGCTGCAAATGCCGTTCCTACCAGAAGAAAAACCGCCGGCCGCTCGTCGGCACCGAATGGCAGCTCGTACAGTTGAACGGCAGGGCGGTCAAACCCCAAGAGGGCAAGTTCAACCTGACGTTCCTCGCCGAAGAGAACCGCTTTGCGGGGGTCGGAGCCTGCAACCGCCTGATGGGCAAATACGAAACCACAGACAAGGGCGCGCTCAGGATCGGGCCGATCGCCTCGACGATGATGGCCTGCCCGGGCATGGAACAGGAGGACGCCTTCACCAAGGCGCTCGAAGCCACCACGCACTACGATATGGACGGGCCGATGCTGCTGCTGCTGAGCGACGGCGAACTGAAAGCCGTATTCCAGGCCAAACCCTGA
- a CDS encoding FimB/Mfa2 family fimbrial subunit: MRTTNIAGCLLLFAGLCASCIREDLGDCHNTDKLVLSYKGDGSAEIFGSKICRVEMYVFDADNDCVGSGVLSEEEVANRTAVLPPLDPGDYRIVCLANTHHTEVDNLDCRRFDQMRFAAGDYLAGKVVAGNDSLYYASASYTAEPYDAGREDRTQVVGFASSHYKVSVEVAGVPATGQRADGTLVLELCNVSPCTDFENRACGEATTYRLESKYDVGRALLTARANIMRHKNHEDVALCVRPASGGEPLAEVNFAEFLAMHEDVIDCTRQEVLIPIRIEFKSGSVSITVPEWYVDEVKPEF, translated from the coding sequence ATGAGAACAACGAATATCGCCGGGTGCCTGTTGCTTTTCGCAGGGCTTTGCGCGTCGTGTATCCGCGAAGATCTGGGCGATTGCCATAATACCGATAAGCTGGTGCTGAGCTATAAAGGCGACGGTTCGGCCGAGATTTTCGGGTCGAAAATCTGCCGTGTCGAGATGTATGTCTTCGATGCGGACAACGACTGCGTCGGCTCCGGGGTCTTGTCGGAAGAAGAGGTCGCAAACCGTACGGCCGTGCTGCCGCCGCTCGATCCGGGCGATTACCGGATCGTTTGTTTAGCTAATACGCACCATACGGAAGTCGACAATCTGGACTGTCGCCGGTTCGACCAGATGAGGTTCGCCGCCGGGGATTACCTTGCAGGAAAGGTGGTCGCCGGCAACGATTCGCTCTATTACGCTTCCGCATCCTATACGGCTGAGCCGTACGATGCCGGGCGGGAAGACCGGACGCAGGTCGTCGGTTTTGCCAGTTCGCACTATAAGGTGTCGGTCGAGGTCGCCGGTGTGCCAGCCACCGGGCAGCGTGCAGACGGGACGCTCGTATTGGAACTCTGCAACGTGTCGCCCTGTACCGATTTCGAGAACCGCGCCTGCGGAGAAGCGACCACCTATCGTCTTGAAAGCAAATACGACGTCGGCAGGGCTTTGCTGACCGCCCGTGCCAACATTATGCGCCATAAAAACCACGAGGACGTGGCGCTTTGCGTGCGGCCCGCTTCGGGCGGTGAGCCGTTGGCCGAGGTCAACTTTGCCGAATTCCTCGCGATGCACGAGGATGTCATCGACTGCACCAGGCAAGAGGTGCTGATCCCGATCCGCATCGAGTTCAAGTCGGGGAGCGTGTCGATTACCGTTCCCGAATGGTATGTCGATGAAGTGAAACCTGAATTTTAA
- a CDS encoding adenosylcobalamin-dependent ribonucleoside-diphosphate reductase encodes MSKAVKPEAPQKVDYNDAVAESKKYFDGDDLAATVWVSKYALKDSFGNIYETSPRQMHERIAAEIERIERKYPNPMSREEVFGLLDHFRYVIPQGGPMTGIGNNFQVASLSNCFVIGHKHPADSYGGIFRMDEEQVQLMKRRGGVGHDLSHIRPTGSPVLNSALTSTGIVPFMERYSNSTREVAQDGRRGALMLSLSIKHPDAERFIDAKVDTGKVTGANVSIKIDDEFMRAAIAGKKYHQQFPINSDNPRYEQDIDARKLWDKIIHNAWKSAEPGVLFWDTIIRESVPDCYADEGFVTVSTNPCGEIPLCPYDSCRLLALNLLSYVDNPFKKDAKFNFDKFRSHVAMAMRMMDDIIDLELEKVEQIIEKIAADPEDEDVRRVELELWKKILGMAQKGRRTGLGITAEGDMLAALGLVYGSEEAIAFAVEVQKTLAVEAYRASVKMAAERGAFPVYDAAKEKDNPMIARIREADPELYAEMEKVGRRNIAMLTIAPTGTTSLMSQTTSGIEPVFRTVYKRRRKINPSDKDTHVDYEDETGEKFQEYNVYHHNFVKWLEANGYDTSKLATISDEELGEWVAASPYHGATANDIDWVAKVKMQGAIQKWVDHSISVTVNLPNNVSEGLVAQVYRTAWECGCKGVTVYRDGCRDGVLLEKGSKKKQKCEEHPGQVPKRPKSIPADIVRFKNGTEDWIAFVGLQDGRPYEVFTGKIEEDAMYIPRKIDKGYIIKVREEDGTKRYDFQYTDRYGYTNTIGGISRLFDEEFWNYAKLISGVLRHGMPIEKTVSLIESLHLNSESINTWKTGVCRALKQYIVDGTKSKGKCPSCGQENMAYQNGCLTCMSCGYSKCG; translated from the coding sequence ATGTCTAAAGCCGTAAAACCCGAAGCGCCGCAGAAAGTCGATTACAACGATGCGGTTGCCGAGTCGAAAAAGTATTTCGACGGGGACGACCTTGCCGCGACGGTATGGGTCAGCAAATATGCCCTGAAAGACTCTTTCGGCAATATCTATGAAACGTCACCCCGACAGATGCACGAGCGTATCGCAGCCGAGATCGAGCGCATCGAGCGCAAGTATCCCAATCCGATGTCGCGCGAGGAGGTCTTCGGCCTGCTGGATCATTTCCGGTATGTGATCCCCCAGGGTGGCCCGATGACGGGTATCGGCAACAATTTCCAGGTGGCCTCGCTCTCGAACTGTTTCGTGATCGGGCACAAGCATCCGGCCGACTCCTACGGCGGCATCTTCCGCATGGACGAGGAGCAGGTGCAACTGATGAAGCGCCGCGGGGGCGTGGGGCACGACCTCTCGCACATCCGTCCCACGGGCAGCCCGGTGCTCAACTCGGCGCTCACGTCGACGGGTATCGTGCCTTTCATGGAGCGCTATTCCAACTCGACGCGCGAGGTGGCGCAGGACGGCCGCCGCGGTGCGCTGATGCTCTCGCTGTCGATCAAGCACCCCGATGCCGAGCGTTTCATCGACGCCAAGGTCGACACGGGCAAGGTCACGGGCGCCAACGTTTCGATCAAGATCGACGACGAGTTCATGCGTGCCGCCATCGCCGGCAAGAAATACCACCAGCAATTCCCGATCAATTCGGACAACCCCCGATACGAGCAGGATATCGACGCCCGGAAGCTCTGGGACAAGATCATCCACAATGCCTGGAAGTCGGCCGAGCCGGGCGTGCTGTTCTGGGATACGATCATCCGCGAAAGCGTGCCCGACTGCTATGCCGACGAGGGCTTCGTGACGGTTTCGACCAACCCCTGCGGTGAAATCCCGCTCTGCCCCTACGATTCGTGCCGCCTGCTGGCGCTCAATCTGCTGAGCTATGTGGACAACCCGTTCAAGAAGGATGCGAAGTTCAATTTCGACAAGTTCCGGTCGCACGTGGCCATGGCCATGCGCATGATGGACGACATCATCGACCTCGAACTGGAAAAAGTCGAGCAGATCATCGAGAAGATCGCCGCCGACCCCGAGGACGAGGACGTGCGCCGCGTGGAGCTGGAGCTGTGGAAGAAGATCCTCGGCATGGCGCAGAAGGGCCGCCGTACGGGCCTCGGCATCACGGCCGAAGGCGACATGCTCGCCGCACTGGGACTGGTATACGGTTCCGAGGAGGCGATCGCATTCGCCGTCGAGGTGCAGAAGACGCTGGCTGTCGAGGCTTACCGGGCTTCGGTGAAGATGGCCGCCGAGCGCGGTGCCTTCCCGGTCTACGACGCAGCCAAGGAGAAGGACAATCCGATGATCGCCCGCATCCGCGAGGCCGACCCGGAACTCTACGCCGAGATGGAGAAGGTCGGCCGCCGCAACATCGCCATGCTGACCATCGCCCCCACGGGTACCACGTCGCTCATGTCGCAGACCACGTCGGGCATCGAGCCGGTGTTCCGCACGGTCTACAAACGCCGCCGCAAGATCAACCCCTCCGACAAGGACACGCATGTGGACTATGAGGATGAAACGGGCGAAAAGTTCCAGGAATACAACGTCTACCACCACAACTTCGTGAAGTGGCTCGAGGCGAACGGATACGACACGTCGAAGCTCGCGACGATCTCCGACGAGGAGCTCGGGGAGTGGGTGGCCGCTTCGCCCTACCACGGGGCTACGGCCAACGACATCGACTGGGTGGCCAAGGTCAAGATGCAGGGTGCGATCCAGAAATGGGTCGACCACTCGATCTCGGTGACCGTCAACCTGCCGAACAATGTTTCGGAGGGGCTCGTGGCGCAGGTTTACCGCACGGCCTGGGAATGCGGCTGCAAGGGCGTCACGGTCTACCGCGACGGCTGCCGCGACGGTGTGCTGCTCGAAAAGGGCTCCAAAAAGAAGCAGAAGTGCGAGGAGCATCCCGGACAGGTGCCCAAGCGTCCCAAGTCGATCCCGGCCGACATCGTGCGTTTCAAGAACGGCACCGAGGACTGGATCGCCTTCGTGGGCCTGCAAGACGGCCGCCCCTACGAGGTCTTCACCGGTAAGATCGAGGAGGACGCCATGTATATCCCCCGCAAGATCGACAAGGGCTATATTATAAAGGTACGCGAAGAGGACGGCACCAAACGTTACGACTTCCAGTATACCGACCGTTACGGCTATACGAATACCATCGGCGGTATCTCGCGTCTGTTCGACGAGGAGTTCTGGAACTACGCCAAGCTGATCTCGGGTGTCCTGCGCCATGGCATGCCGATCGAGAAGACCGTCTCGCTGATCGAATCGCTCCACCTGAACAGCGAGTCGATCAATACGTGGAAGACGGGCGTCTGCCGCGCCCTGAAGCAGTATATCGTCGACGGCACCAAGTCGAAAGGCAAGTGCCCGAGCTGCGGACAGGAGAATATGGCCTACCAGAATGGCTGTCTTACGTGCATGTCGTGCGGTTATTCGAAGTGTGGTTGA
- the recR gene encoding recombination mediator RecR, translating into MSRLLQDVVGELSKLPGVGRRTALRLAIHILRMERESVAEMTESIDRFRNEVKYCTQCNNLSDEEVCPICADDERDHTTICVVEQVADVLSVENTRQYKGLYHVLGGVISPMQGISPSDLKIDLLTERIARGGVKEVILAISTSVEGETTLFYLMNRLRQFPGLKVTSIARGIGFGDELEYVDELTITHALLNRREVE; encoded by the coding sequence ATGTCGAGGCTTTTACAGGACGTTGTCGGCGAGTTGTCGAAACTCCCGGGCGTAGGGCGCCGTACGGCGCTGCGCCTGGCCATCCACATCCTGCGGATGGAGCGCGAATCGGTCGCTGAAATGACGGAAAGCATTGACCGTTTCCGCAACGAGGTCAAATATTGCACGCAGTGCAACAACCTCTCCGACGAGGAAGTCTGCCCGATCTGCGCAGACGACGAGCGCGACCATACGACGATCTGCGTTGTCGAACAGGTGGCCGACGTGCTGTCGGTCGAGAATACGCGGCAGTACAAGGGATTGTATCATGTGCTGGGCGGCGTCATTTCACCCATGCAGGGTATTTCGCCCTCCGACCTGAAGATCGACCTGCTGACCGAACGCATCGCCCGTGGCGGCGTGAAGGAGGTGATCCTCGCCATTTCCACCTCGGTCGAGGGCGAAACCACGCTCTTCTACCTGATGAACCGCCTCCGGCAGTTCCCGGGACTGAAAGTCACCTCCATAGCCCGCGGCATCGGCTTCGGCGACGAACTGGAATATGTCGACGAGCTGACCATTACGCATGCCCTGCTGAACCGCCGCGAGGTCGAATGA